In Salvia miltiorrhiza cultivar Shanhuang (shh) chromosome 4, IMPLAD_Smil_shh, whole genome shotgun sequence, the DNA window AACATAAACCGACAGCGTGCCGCATAGGAACCCCAAACCACTCACCCCCTCCACGATACAATCCGCGTACCTCTTCATCGATGCACAAACGACGCAAGTCCGTATTCAGAAAACAATTCCACGACGGCCACAAATCCGATCTGGAAATACAGCCACGCGGCGCTCATGGTGGCAGGTCTAGTAGATTATGCCTTCTAAGCACGTGAACCCTTCGTCTCTCTACCGCAGCCGCCACTGCGCAGCATAACACAGAATATATAGTTGCGAGCACACCACTTGGGATAGCTCCATATTTCCCCAAGAATACTTTTATGGGGGCTATGCTTGACATCAGACTATACTTTGCCAAGGAGGAGCAGCTGAAGAGGAGGCTCCCACTTTCCGATCCTGGAGTTCATATGACTCGCTTGTTCTATGAAGTAAGTGTTTCCGATTGAGGCTACGATGCCCAACATTATGAAGCTGCTCATGAGTGGAACCATACGGATCAGAATCTTGACGAATTCGACTTGTGAAACTGAGCATACTCTCCATGATTTCTCCTTCACCGTCCCGTCTCCACTTCTATCTATTATGGCCGCCTTATGCAGGATCCTCGGAGTCAAGGGTATTTTGgactaaaattgtaaaaaatagctataatttatgtttttaagatgGATGACCAAAAATTGAGTGCATATTCTCTTTTTAATATTGGTATAGATTcatcaatcaatatatataggTGAAAACTGTGCATAATTACCAGTAGGAGAGAGTGATTGAAATTCCTGGCCATCTACCTTGTGAAGCTGCGTGTCATCATCTTCGGAAAATGATTGGGATCTCTTGAAAGCAGCTGCTACAAACACTCTGAAAAAATCAGTAATGGGGTTGCTGCCCACTGGTTTTTGTTTGGGTTTGTCGTAGGTCCAGATACCCAGCAAGTAGAAGAGGGTTGCAGAAGTGGTAATGCGATAATCACAGTTATTGGGTTTGTCGTAGGTCCAGATACCCACTTTTTAACGTATGGAAATGCGATAATCACAGTTATTGGCGTAAAAAAGAATCCGAGTACCAATATAAGTACCCACCAAATTGGTGGTGTCCATTTCTTCTTGATCGTcttatttttgttattgttggtctgatcatcAATGAATGGCTCAGTGGAAGCAAAGCGAGCAGCCCTTCCTAAAGCTATCAAGGCCAACCCGATGATGAAGAGAAGCTTTTCGGTATGGGCAACACATTCAGTCTCTTCCTTGCCTTGGCATCTGCCTCCTCATACTATATCACCAAATATTGGCGCTGTTGCCACtcggatgagatccagtgtacCCAAAATTGTGTCCCACTCCATGTCCCACAAGTAAAACTACGTAGTTTTGATTgtaacttaaaattaaaaattatactacTGCATATGAAATCTCGGCTCAGCTTCACGGCTTGGAGAATCTTCTCCATTCATGGATAGATATGCTTCAACCGTATGAGAAGGAAAATTTCCGAATTTCCGGAAAAAATCATCAAGCCATGGAAATTAGATATCATTTCTCTTCCCAATTCATTCGTTCTCCTACTCATATCCAAAGTTTGGGTCTGAATCTGGTTTTAATCTCTTTCTGCAACTCTTTTCTCTCGCCATTCATTTTTGCGGCACGCCGAAGGAGACGACAATCAAAATCACGCCGGTGAGTTGTGatgtttttattatttgagaacatattttcgaatttttatttcAGAACATTGATTGTAATTAGTCAATTACAGTGGGAAGAACCTAATTCGAATTATCGGTGAAGAATGACGATAACATTGTAATGGATTGGTATCTGTGGGTTTCTTGATGTTATAGATGGGGTTGTTATTAGTATGTGATGTTTGGGTGAGTATAGCTGTATAAGAAGTTGCACTTTGTTGGAAATTGTTCTTGGATACATGCTTGTGTAATCTAGAATATCAGAGGCTATGCTCGTTTTAGTATTACTATGAGAAATTTATTTGTGGTCTTTCAAAGAAAAGGAGGGAATGCACATTTGATTGAAACAATTCTGAAATTTATTGCACGACTGTGATGGAGTGCTTTTTCTAAGTTGGTTGCTCTTTTGACATTTTGTCTAAAAAAACTTCATACAAGTTACAACTATGAGTTACTTACGAGAATCATTCGACATTTAATTCTTTTagcttgttttatttattttgaaatgtgAATCCAACTACCTACAGCTTAACATAATTTTTAGCTTTATATAGTACTTCACAGTGGTATATACCAGCTTATGCATTAAAAATTGGTGTTTCTATTTGAGTATTATATCTATCTGTTTAGTTTACCTTAGACTGTGGTCTCCCGAGtttttgttttcctttatgGTTTGGGCTACTGTGAGAGCTGAATATTCATATGCAAGCATATATATTGTGATCCTTTTACAATGTTCTGCATgtcataattttttgttacattattttttttgaaggcGAAAGAAATAGTACCATGGAAAGCGGATCAGTATCTTGCCGTCGCTTGAGTTTTGAAGATGTTAATGAAAAACATATTCAACATGTCAATGATAAGATTGATGATCAGAACAACAATCAGTTGGCGATTGCTACAAGTATGTTCAATGTGGAAGATATTTCGAAAATTGGGATGAGCTTTGACACTGAACAAGAAGCTTATGACTTTTATTTAAAGTATTCAAAACGTGTGGGTTTTGGTATAAGAAAGAGCAAGAGCCATAATGACAAATTTGGTCAATTAGTGGACATAATTTTTTGTTGCAGTGCTCAAGGGAAAAGGATGAATGAGAAGCATGATATTGGTGTGAAGAAGATTTGTCCAGAGACTAGATTTGATTGTCAAGCTAAAATGAAAGTTAGCAGTCGTGAAACTGGAAAGTTTCGTGTGGTTCAGTTTGTTGAAGACCATAATCATTATCTTTCAAGTCCGAATAAAACACATCTACATAGATGTCATAGAAAGATTGCTCCTTCTGCAGCTCTACAAATTCAAATGGCAAATGATGTTGGCATTGCACCTAAAGCTTCTCATGATCTTATGGTGAGACAAGTAGGAGGGAGAGAGAATTTGGGCTTCATTCCTCAAGATTATAGAAACTATTTGCGATCCAAAAGAACAAGAGATACAAGAATAGGGGATACAGGAGGAGTATTAGAATATTTGCAGAAGATGCAATTTGATGATTCAAATTTTTTCTATGCCATTCAAGTTGATGAAGATGACTTGATAACAAATATTTTTTGGTTTGATGCAAAGATGAGAGCAGATTACTCAAATTTCGGCGATGTCATTTGTTTTGATACAACCTACAGGAAAAATAATGAAGGTCGTCCCATTGGATTATTTGTAGGTGTAAATCATCACAAACAATCTGTGATTTTTGGAGTTGCACTATTATATGATGAAACAGCTTTGACATTTGAGTGGTTGTTTGAGACATTTACTAGAGCTATGCGTGAGAAAAGACCGATAACCATTTTTACATATCAAGATGCAGCAATGGCTAAGGCGTTAGCTTCTATATGGCCTGAAACTCATCATCGTTTATGCCTTTGGCACATTTTTCAAAATGCTGCAATTCATTTGAGTAGTGTCTTTTCTCAGTTCAAAGACTTCGCCAAAGACTTTGGAGCATGTGTTTATGATTTCGAAGAAGAAGATGAGTTTATTGCAGCATGGGACCGAATTGTTGGAGTACAAAAAGAATAAGTGGAGAGATTAATAAATATTGGAGGAATGGATTTCTTTAAATTTTGGGTACTATGTGGACGTGTGTGCGCGTGTGTATATGTTGGAGAAAAACTTATGAAAGCAAATTTGCTTATTTTTTCTACACCTCCCAACATTACAAATGCACATATATATACTTGTATAAGGTCGGTTAAGTCACCGACTTAATTAGGAGCTAGAATAGTCTACTTAATTAGGTGCTAGAATAGTCTAGGATTACACTTTTCTAGATTATTCTTAATCTAATTAATTCATATTTCGCACATGCACTAatattgcttttatttttctAGTTTGTTCTTTTTAATTCTAGATACTTCTTatacaaattaatattttctaaaatcaagtttattttatatttcaacatccccccttaaacttgatttatCATTCGGAGCAAATTTCTGAACTTGGCGAAGTCCTCGAACTTGAGCGGCTTGGTAAAAATGTCGGCAACTTGATCCTGTGATTTTACATACTCCACTTGAACCTCCTTCTTTGCAATGCATTCTCTGATATAGTGGAAGCGAGTGTCTATGTGCTTGCTTCGATTATGAAAAACCGGATTCTTTGAGAGCGCGATTGCCGACTTGTTATCCACACAAATAGTTGTTGGCTCCTTTTGTGGCCATCCAAGCTCTTCCAGTAAACTCCGTAGCCAAACTGCATGGCAAACACTGGATGTAGCagccacatattcagcttcacacGTTGATAGCGTGACTATGGGTTGCTTCTTGGACATCCAGGTGAAAGCAGTGTCTCCCATAAAAAACACGAACCCGCTCGTACTCTTGCGGCCATCATTATCTCCAGCCCAATCGCTATCACTATAGCCAACAAGCTTATAATCATGAGTATTTGAATAGAATAGGCCGTAGTTGAGCGTACCTTTGAGGTAGCGAAGAATTCTCTTTGCCGCCTTAAAATGCGTAGTGGTTGGATTCTCCATATAGCGACTCACGAGTCATGTCGCATAAAAAATGTCCGGCCTTGTGCAAGTTAAGTACCGTAAACTTCCAACCAAGCTCTTGAACAATGTCGGGTCCACCTTTTCTCCTCCATCAttcttggataattttatcccgcattccactggcgtgttgattgctttgcagtcctccatcttgaacttcttgagaatttccttggcctatccttcttgtgtgatgaagatcccatcttcgagttgcttgacttccacgccgaggtagtacgccatcagcccaatgtctgtcatctcaaactcctttgacatggccttcttgaactcctcaatcatctttggattatttcctgtgaaaatcaaatcatctacatacaagCACACAATTAAGACATCTCCTCCATTGACTTTCACGTAGAGAGCATGCTCGTGAGGGCATTTGGTGAAATCATTCTCCTCCAAGTACTTATCGATCCTGCTATTCCAtgcccttggtgcttgctttaatccgtatagggccttctttaacttcaagactttatcttcttgcccttttacctcgtagcccattggctgcttgatatagacttctttgtctatatacccattcaagaaggcTGACTTAACATCCATTTGATAAATCTTCCACCTATTTTAGGCTGCAAGAGAGAGTATTAGTCTAATAGTTTCTAAGCGAGCGACTGGAGCAAATACCTCATCATAATCGATTCCAGCTCTTTGACTATATCCTTTCACGACAAGCCTCGCTTTATATCTTTCCACTTCACccttggaattcttcttaactttatacacccacttgactccaatggccttgtgcccttttggtagtgtcacgagctcccatgtatcattcttctttatggCTTTGATCTCTTCATCCATCGCGACTCACCAATTTTCACTAGCTGCTGATTCTTCAAAGCTAACAGGCTCACAATCAGCAAATAGGCAAAATAAGgtaagatcttctaacctttgAGTTTCCTCATATATCTCGCCCAAactccttgctcgtggtgtggctctttcatttaagaaagatggtggcgagtcttcagtgactggcactggtgaagctggtggagtcactggctcttgttggacttctccaacttgctcttctgctctttgttcttctaactgtgggatgtaggtgaagtcaccgctggagctgaaatcccaggctccttcttcgtcgaactccacgtctcgacttatcactgttttcttggtatttggattatataacttataacctttagagttagagtcgtacccgataaagatgaatgcttcacttttatcgttgagcttcttccttctctcatctggtacatgcacgtaggttttgctcccaaatacctttaggtgggaaattccaggctttctcccgctccgggcttcttgtggagtcattccccacacgctccttaTCGGCGATCGGTTGGACAGGTACACTGCGCATGCCACTGCTTCTGCCCAGAACTCCTTAGGCAAATTtttcgtctttagcatgctccttgccatctccatgattgttctgttttttctttccgccactccgttctattggggggatctcggaactgtcaggggccgccgaattccatttacttcgcaaaattctagaaactcctTTGATGTGAATTCTccgcctcgatcggacctcagggccttgatttgtcgtccgctctccttctcgacggtagctttgaatttcttgaatgcatcaaatacttctgacttctgcttcaagaaatatacccacgtttttctagaaaaatcatcaatgaatagcaggaaataattatttttaccgagggagcttggatttattggcacacacacgtcagcatgaatcaactccagtggcttttgagctcttgagcttgactcctttgggaatggctttctgaactgcttcccgagtagacaaccttcgcagagttgatcgggatgcttgatggatggtaaacctctcaccatctctttctttgataACAACTCCAAACCACCAAAGTTCaagtgcccaaaccgaagatgccacaaccaagacttatcttggtaacacgctgtcacaccccaattcttgaaggaataaactataatcgaggtgcgactaaaatcatagaaataaacaaggggagaaccttgtgaaattcagataataggATAAAAGGTTGGGCAAcgccctttgaatgaagaaagatagaaatcaagtgatactaatcaatcaacaacattctaaacttcaggatcacaagtttggtttcatgcttctgataaccaacgttaaataacatagagctagaagttgagagtctacactcgataagaaacataattcaaaatttaacataaaggtcttaagatagagaaacataagacaaataagagctaatgcaacagcggaagacaaaatacggagttgaaccctagcctcagctctgccccgtcagcaccgaccaatcaacctgaaaacatttgaaagtaattttgggctaagtactaatgtacttagtgggctaacatttttataaacatttcataatcataagagcagtttatccaattatacttgacatgacttagaaggttttaaattgaaataacttctaagcatgttaaaacattttattatattgcgcgcaattgtcacactccctttccgttactcgctgtgatcccggaccttttagccaccgacggatccattactcctgctttacttgaactgagggcgtaacccagtcaagttcccatttgggacccaatgctccggaacacatcccgtcgagcacccttataacgcctcatacatgattagtgcccgatggagatcaccccaccaggtcagctaataggtgtacacaattctcaaataacgtgttaggtcaagagagaacctcgatcgattcattgttgcgagccttaaacagagcagagtgcacaaaatattttatcggataaacagttttcatttcattgaaacatttaagctcaatagctaaaccatacatttggaaaataagcccacctggataggcaaagcctgaagatcatacacatataaacctgtcttggaaaAGTAGCGCTAATCCTCCTGGtcatcacaaagcctacaagaaattctattcttaataggtctcgtgaagctaacttaatatCTTAGGGAAAATACTTAACATTCTATAATTCGTCACGCcgggtttcaaaatttaatgaataaatacttgaaaactaaattcttgagttaaggacaccaacaatatccttactcgattttcttaaataattggaattataaataaaaccaattaaatcataaatacttttattgcaaaatataatgcaatttcatgtcatgcttagcatataataagtaatttacttaaaatatgcacataattattatgaaaattatcctttaaataaattaatcaaactaataatagttcaattaattaaaaataagaaagcccaatttaataaAACAATAATAGGGCCCATCTTTTAAATGAATGAATTAAGGCCCAGCACAATTATTAAAACTAAGGGcccaactgaattaaataaacaaaactCGGCCCAATTAAAGAGCCCAACTGAAAATTAAAACAAtgcaaaaatcggcccaacccaAAGAAAAGCAAAGCCCAACctttaaaattttcggcccataTTCTCAAGCCCAACCCTACACTCCACCCTTCTTCTCCTTCCTCATTcacgcgcacacacacatatcagttctttttctctctcaatATTCGACTGCaagtccctctctctctctcacggttCCTCACCAAATCCGCCACACACACCACGCTGATCTCTTTCTCACGAGCTGCGCCGCCACGGaattcgccggaggagcagcggcgataagccgcgccaccctcggctCTCCCTTCACCCCCTTTTTCTCGCGTGGTCAGACACGCAACACACACAAGCACAAACGGCGGTGCACACAGGCCCCGGCCGCCATCTCCCTCCGGCGAACCGACAGCGGTAAGCCGCCGTGCCGTTTCAGAACCCAGACCCCAAAGTCCAGATCGAAAATTCACCCCTCCCCTCTTCTCCTTCGGCTACCGCGACCAGCCACCAGGTGCCGCCGATTCCCAGCCCTCAAGCTCTCTCACCGTGGCCGGGCGACAGCAGCTCCACTGCCGTGCCGTGGCCTCCCTcggaactctctctctcggctcacTAGACTGCCCGACCCGACGCCTCACATCTCTGTCTCCGGCAGACAACAACAACGCCGCCCCTGTTCTAGGTCCGGCAGCCGCGGTCAGTGGCTCCACGCCACCACCATCAGTTTTCCCGACTCAACGTAGCAAGttcagaaataaagaataaaaattcaaGCTTTGTGGTTCTacttctttttctcaatccggcgtgaatcatcttaaatctaagtttaaaataaattctaaatttagctaggaaaaagcggggtgttacatccctccctccttataaaaatttcgtcctcgaaattgcatatctgggtAATCTAGTTTGGGATACTAGACTTCACTATCAGTGCGGCTACATAGCTTGATGCTTATCACATTTTCTAATCGTGAGAATGCTACGTCTCATGTCTCGAGAACTGTTGACAAATGAACTCATTCTAATCATACTATGCTTATCGTGATCAAAGAAGATCTTATTGGGACAACTATATAGTACAGtttatacattgggatgactaaattgacaatcaccgagatcttagtcatgtgggctggccagacccagcacaacgaatcactcagtcaaatgggagcttcgcccccaatcatgtcaacttcttatctcttataaagctctaagtcaacttctaacttaaagcacttacttctAAGTACTTCAATCATAAATCTTTGGTATCATATAGGTCCATTCTATGTCGTtctagcggtgctatcacgactaacattcgtaAGACATTATTGGGTGGTTCTCAAACGATTTGTAAAAGAActcatcattctaatcatataggcagtgaacctaaaatgataacataaagctttctcatcattcattcatacatacatacatacatacatacatatatttgctttctttgaaattttgagtcatatggacattaaatgtcccttttatgaaaaactttgcttatgccggaaagattcaaggaatctaactcgaccatacatacatacatacattgattcgttaagggctcgggttgtcccaaacacgaaatacattcattgagtcgttatgggttcggttagtcccaaacacgacaaaaagcattcacatagcatcgtaaacataaggcgcacattttcttgaaaactttcataacatctgaaatacatatatgtatatttttgaaactattatcgtaccttggttgcggcagtgtgacggtgagctgagggctactgacattcttagaagtctagagatactattctagactcgacatcaaaagcttatggttatcagagtcatgaaagaaaactcatgctctgataccattctgtcacaccccaattcttgaaggaataaactataatcgaggtgcgactaaaatcatagaaataaacaaggggagaaccttgtgaaattcagataataggATAAAAGGTTGGGCAAcgccctttgaatgaagaaagatagaaatcaagtgatactaatcaatcaacaacattctaaacttcaggatcacaagtttggtttcatgcttctgataaccaacgttaaataacatagagctagaagttgagagtctacactcgataagaaacataattcaaaatttaacataaaggtcttaagatagagaaacataagacaaataagagctaatgcaacagcggaagacaaaatacggagttgaaccctagcctcagctctgccccgtcagcaccgaccaatcaacctgaaaacatttgaaagtaattttgggctaagtactaatgtacttagtgggctaacatttttataaacatttcataatcataagagcagtttatccaattatacttgacatgacttagaaggttttaaattgaaataacttctaagcatgttaaaacattttattatattgcgc includes these proteins:
- the LOC131022921 gene encoding protein FAR1-RELATED SEQUENCE 5-like is translated as MESGSVSCRRLSFEDVNEKHIQHVNDKIDDQNNNQLAIATSMFNVEDISKIGMSFDTEQEAYDFYLKYSKRVGFGIRKSKSHNDKFGQLVDIIFCCSAQGKRMNEKHDIGVKKICPETRFDCQAKMKVSSRETGKFRVVQFVEDHNHYLSSPNKTHLHRCHRKIAPSAALQIQMANDVGIAPKASHDLMVRQVGGRENLGFIPQDYRNYLRSKRTRDTRIGDTGGVLEYLQKMQFDDSNFFYAIQVDEDDLITNIFWFDAKMRADYSNFGDVICFDTTYRKNNEGRPIGLFVGVNHHKQSVIFGVALLYDETALTFEWLFETFTRAMREKRPITIFTYQDAAMAKALASIWPETHHRLCLWHIFQNAAIHLSSVFSQFKDFAKDFGACVYDFEEEDEFIAAWDRIVGVQKE
- the LOC131022922 gene encoding secreted RxLR effector protein 161-like, whose translation is MENPTTTHFKAAKRILRYLKGTLNYGLFYSNTHDYKLVGYSDSDWAGDNDGRKSTSGFVFFMGDTAFTWMSKKQPIVTLSTCEAEYVAATSSVCHAVWLRSLLEELGWPQKEPTTICVDNKSAIALSKNPVFHNRSKHIDTRFHYIRECIAKKEVQVEYVKSQDQVADIFTKPLKFEDFAKFRNLLRMINQV